In Prionailurus viverrinus isolate Anna chromosome D1, UM_Priviv_1.0, whole genome shotgun sequence, the DNA window ttcgtgggtttgagcctgcatcaggcttgctgcagagactgcttgggatcctctgtcctcctctctttttgcccctcccccacttgcactctttctctctcaaaaataaataaaccttaaaaacattggACAGACACTGGTAGGATGCGTTCCAGtttgcaaagtgctttcacaTCCATTATCTCAGTTGAAATAGGCAGGGCAGggattagccttttttttttttttttttttttaattaagggatcatcttttatttttttatttcaagtttttatttaaattctggttagttaacatatatggtaaaaattGGTTTCACGtgtagaatttagaatttagtgatttcattcttttatttcattctttttgatggctgagtaatggCCATTTGGGCCATTTATCAGTCAGTGGCCATTTGAgatctttccataacttggctatcgatgataatgctgctataaactttggggtgcatgtactcctttgaatcagtatttttgtgtcctttgggtaaatacctagtggtgcgaTTGCTGGGTggttgggtagttctatttttaattttttcaggaatctccacactgtttttccagagtggctgcaccagtttgcattcccaccaacagtgtaagcgTTCCCCTTTatttgcatcctcgccaacatctgctgtttcctgtgtaGGGCAAGGATTATCTTGCTCAAGAGATATTTCCAAGGTATTCCATTAGAATGAAAGCTTTCTGTTTAGTTGCTTTTGATAGATTTATTGAAGTGTGGGGCTATTCTTCTGCAGAGAAGGCTATTATTTAACAAATAGCCCATGAAAGTTATTTCATGACAAACCATCACAATACTTATTGGCTTAGAACTAAAATTTATTACCTCATATGGTTGTATAGGTTGGCAATGTGAGTGGTTATTTCACAGGTCTTTCCTGGAACCACTCATGTGCTTCAGTTATCTGATGATTTGAGTGGGTTTGGAAGGTGCTGAGTGGCTTCACTGGCATGCCTGGCAGTGGTGCTGCCCATCATCAGGATTCTCCTGGGATTGTTCATAGTGTGGGGGTCTCAATATGAAAGTGGAAGCTGCACAATCTCTTGAGTTGGAAGTTGCAAAGGTTTGGAACTTGTGTGCTATCTCCAACACAGACTTAAAAGTGTGGAGAAATAAACCGCTTGGGAAGTTTCAATGTCACATTGTAATGGGGCTTGGACCCAGGGATCAGTGATTTATTGGGGCCATTTTTATAATGATCAGCCACAGCTGTTATTTATGAAGATTGGTCACTCCATTTTATACTTTTCTCTTGATGGGAACCCTTGAAAGAAATATCTGACTGTGTCTAGTAGCAAGGATTCTTCTTTTTATCCTAAGCAATTCATAACTACACTGATACCATGAAAGGAGAACCAGACGAGTAGGTAGTGAGTCTTGGTTTTACACTGAAGCtattcattgcagcactatttgtGATACAAAAGGTCtgggaaaaaaacccagctaAGTTAATCATAACAGGACTGGTTGAATAAACTGTGGTAGATCCACCCAGTGGAGTACTATACaactataaaagaaaaggaatgaagataTATTAttgtgaagtaaaaaaaaaaaaaaaaagatagagggaAGCATATATATGATTATCTAACAAAGAATAAGCCTgaacccaaacaaaacaacaacgaTGATAACCTATTGGAAGAGGGGACAAAATAGGGTAGAGGGGCTACAATGAAAGCTAGCCCTTCCTGACTATGTCTTATGGTGTAGTTTTGAGTTTGAAACCacgtaaatctttaaaaattataaaacaaaattaagcatgTATAAAGCAAGTTTTATATGAAACAAAGTAGAACAAGTGAACCCACCTGTCTATTGAATTCGTGACATAACCGCTAGGATTTTTTgaagtgaaatttaaaacatagtAATTAGACTGTTCCTCACCAGTGGGATATGTTTGAAGGACAAaaggatgggggaaaaaagaaggaaagaaaaagaattgtttgTAGTAATTATATTATTAAGAACATTGGCATTGTTATTATGAACGTATTACACATATTGTAGCATATAttctatagtgtgtgtgtgtgtgtgcatgtgtgtatactaTAGCATAAAAAAGAACATGAATCTGATCAAGCCTCTTCTTCTACTTCCCATTTACAGGAAACAGGGACCAAAGAAACATGTTAAATGACACCATGCAGATTGGATGCAACTAACCAAGTTTAGAATGTGGGAAAGATGACAAGGCAAAGACCAGTTTCTTCAATAAACCAAttgcaaagaaaacagaaagtggaGGCAATATAGATTAACAGAGATTTAAGAGACATACCAAAACAATTCTTTGCTATTTCTTCCATTGAAGGTTGGATTCTAATTTCCCTCCCCTTGAATTTGATCTGGCCTTAGTGACTTGGTCGATCAACAGGATGTAGTGAAAATGACATTCTGGGAATTCTGGGGCTAGTTTGTAAGAAGCCTGGGAGGTGCCACATGAGGCCACTTGCAGCACTGTCTCTGGGATACCTGAGCCTAAGAAGTCTGAGTACTCTTAGACCAGTATGTTGGAGAGGCCAGCATTGTAGGCACAGGTGCAGTCATGTGAATGATGCCATCTTGGATCCTCCACACCAGCTATAGTCGATGTGGAGTGGACCAGAAGGATGACTCAGCCAAGCATTGCTCAATTAGTAATCCATAATACTGtgagatataataaaatgtttgtttttagctACTCAGTTTTGGAGTTGTTTGCTATACAACTATAGACAAACAGAATAACATCTAATATTTTAAGATGGAAATTAAGATCTGGTGTTAGTAAATGTGGTTTGCAGGAGGAAAGGAtgacaaaaaaaccaaaaacaaaccaagagATATGTTTTTGGGCATGTTCAATTTGTGAGGTAATGTTATTTCatgatgaaaatgataataaattgTGTGGTGAAATTGaggaattgatttattttatttgaggttTCAAAAATAGCTATGAGAAATtggtatgggggaggggagaaaagatgcataattatttttccctttatgaaTGTGCATTCCTGACATCTCTGAGGACTAAGATCGTCCTGCAGGGAGTATGATTAAAGttacaaagaggaaaacaaaataagtaagtcagcTCTTGATCCTGCTGCTATATTTACCCACAAGAAAGGAGGCAGCTCTCAGGTGGGCTTTTGTTTAAGTAATGTCCTGAAATCCAAGTGTAAAAGAACAATATGAAATCTCAATTCTCCCAAACTGTTTGGGGCAGTTCAGCCCTTGAGCCCCTGGGGGGCTTGGTTCCCAAGGAGACTAATCCCACTTGCTTAGCATTAGGTATCACTAGGGCAAAAGAGCTCTAGTCTGGAGCTCTGCAGAGAGGCCCTTGCGCAGGCTGGAGCTGGGTCCCTTTGCCCCATAGGAAGTGAAGTGTATTGATGTCAAAGCCATTCAAGTGAGTGTGCTCACTCAGGGTGTAGGAGGAGGGGCTGATGGGCTTGGCAGGATCTGGCCACTGACTGCTGAAACTAATTTCATCCCAGATATAGAGCTCTTCCCCAAAGGAAAGTAGATCAAGGGGGaaagaaactgagaccatgaGGTAGGGTCTACATGAGCAATTTAGTTGGATATTGGAAGCTCCAAGGATTTATTTTGGCTTCAGGTGTTAGTTATTTCAAGTAGAAGTTATTCTTTATTGCCTTATTTTCTACAGTTTTCCATAAACAGCCTTACTTTCACATAACCATGTCTCTGTTCGGGCTGTTCCCAGAGATATTGCTTGTTTTCTCGGTATGCTCAAATGCCTCATTTAAGTCTTAGCTCAAATGCTACCTGTCTATGCAGGCTTCCCTGACTTTTCTGAGCCGACTGGTGGGTCCTTTGATCCCATCAACTATTACACCTTTAACTTACTTCCATTGAGACATGTATTACATTATATTGCAATGACTTGTTTGCATGTCTTTCCATCAGAAAGGGTAGAGATCATGGCTTCTGGTATCTGTATTCCCCAGTACTAATACCAACATTGTTGGTGTCAATAATATCTGAATGAATAAGTGACTGGATGGATATTTTATGTCTAAGGATCAATTTTGTGAATCAGGCTATAGAACTTCCAAGCCATGAGTATCTTATATGTCTTTATATAGCTTTATGTTGACAAAGAACTTCCTCTTGCTCACATGGATTTTCACAATAGCCTTATCAAATTGGTTcacattattattcccattttatacatgggAATATTGGGGGTTCAGATGGTTAAGTGACTTTTATATAACCAGCTGGATAATAAAAGGCAAGATTGGACTCCAATCTCAGGCTCTAATTTCAGCTCTTCCTCTGCGACATTATTTCTATAGCCGGCAAGTATAGCTGCTCTCttgcatttgaaaataatcacTTTGTTGGGGGAAAGAACAAATGATGCTGATTTTATAGAGTGATGTGTTGTTAAGAAACTGGTGAGACCTAAGGAATCAAGAACATGGAAATTTGTGGAGCTGCTGTTTCATGCCAGGAGCTTTCTTATGCCCCAACTCACAAAAACCTTGAGGAGTTGAGATGATCTCTGTtgtacagagagaaaaaagtaagACTCAGAGGTATTATTTGCCTGCTATGTCGTGAAATTCTCACAAATACTCTGAGAACAGTTATGACCATCCcaattttcagataaggaaactgagccttAGAAGATGAACTGACTTGTCCAAGGACATTCACCTAGCAAGTGGCAGGCCAGAATTTGAACCCGGCCTTATTAACTCCAAACAATCTCTGAGCTTAAAACTCCAAAGATAAGGAAGTGAAGGGATTTTACATATGAAACTTTTCacattccatttattttgaatatgattATGTTAGGGCTTAGTTAACTCTCTGCAGATTACAAGAGATTTTTCAGACTAAAGATATCAATTAAATGTAAAGTCACATGCAATCTGTGTCTGGGGATTTGTAAGAGTTGCTCAGTtaaaagaaggtgaaaaaaagatattcttaGCTGTCAGACCTGAAGGCCTATGGAATGGTCATGTCAGAAAGGAGAAGGTAAGTGCTGACAGCCACATCTGACAGGTGAAAAACACAAATTGGTAACAGGCTCACACAATTTTCTTACTGCAAATATCACCAAGAGTAAAACAGCCCGATCATGAAGAACAAAATCCTGTGTTACTCTAATAAAAGGAATATTATAACTGAGccaccttaattaaaaaaataaaaagtttgattGAGCCATGTTGGCTTGGATAGTGTCTACTTCAATGGGAATgctctctggcttctcttctttGCTAAGTCTGTACCTTCAGGGTGCTCAAAAATTTTGCTACATCCTGGAAAATGGAggcttaaagaaaatatttttttaatttttttttattttagagagagagagagagagcacacacatgtgagtgggggaagggcagagggattgaaagagagagaatcccaagcaggctccgtgctcagggaggctgatgcagggcccgggaccctgggatcgtgacctgagctgaaatcaagatgctcaaccaactgagccatgcaggtgcccctcaaagaaaAGAGTTTTATAAGAGATGGTCTGCATTTCCTTGCGGCAGACTCTGCACCTAAATTATCATAACTTACTTAGAGAACTCTTTATCACACATCTTATGTGTCTTTTCTATCATGATGTCTTCATATATGtgatctcattgaatcctcatgaACACCCTGTGACAGAAAAGACACATAAGGGAATATAGTCACCTTTGTAGCGTGTTAGAAAAGTAAGGGCAAATACCCATCACAGGCTATGCAAGAGTCAACAAATAAGGATTTTCCACAGGATGTTTCCTTTAAATATGACAGGCACCCATGAGGTGGGCAACCTTACCTCCATTTAATGTgaataaaagacagaaagaggttAGCTGGTTTGACCAAAGCCATGTACCCATCAGAATCTGGATTTTAACCCAAACCACAGAGCTATTGAGTGGTGGAGCTAAGACAGAATGGGGGAAAGACCAGTCTTTTCTGAATCATCTTCTATGCTCTACCATATTGCTCATTTTCTCTACCTGAAGAGGATTGCCCAGGTGAAACTGGGTCGAAGTGAACTTCAGAGTGATCCTGAACAGAAGTTCCAGCTGGACAACTTAAATGGCATGACAAGTAGGGGAGAGGTTCTGATCCAGATTTTGTCCTAAGGTGCTGagagttttatacacacacagggTTCTCTCTCAAGCACCTGCTGGCTTAGTGGAGCAACTCCTTTCTCCTTTGCATCCTGCTGTCTATCTACAATACTAAAAGATGGACCAAGCGCTTGCCTCAATTTACTATAAACTAGTTGTTACTTTTAATAGAAACAAGGGTATAATAGAAATAGGGTAGAAGAAAGAGCATTGGTCTTAAGAGTCCTACAGACACTCCAGTTAGAGTCTTAGGACTAGGGCTACATCTTAAAGAGACCCTGGTTTCCTTTTCCCATCTTATAGATGAAGAAGAGGAGGCCAAGAGGGAGCACAAGTTCTGTCAAGAACTTAGGAATGGCTTTGGTGTTGAACTGGAGGGGATATAGCTTACGCAGCCAACTCAACGAACCTCTCTGAggctgtttttttcatttgttagatGAATATATGGTTACAATATGCACTTCACAGGGATACTGCTcacagattaaatgagataatgtacggATAGCGCCTGGAATAAGCGAGCGCCCAGTAGCTGGTGGCTATTATTGTTACCAAAGCTGGGCTGAAACACTTCTCTGGACTCCTGCCTTCTCGACCTGACAGAGAGTCTCACGCGCCAGGGCGTGGTTGTAGAGGAGCTAGAATTTGTGGACGGGCCATCTAATCCTCGCCTCGTGCAGCTGCAGCTAGGCAAGAAAAGCGCCCCAGAGCGAAGGGAAACGAAGGGGTTAAAGTGACGAGCTTGAGAAAGCCCAGAAAGCTAGAAAaacggctccccccccccccccacctcaccacCCAGGCTAAGtaagcccctcccctccaccaccggGGCGGTAGCcgcgctctccctccctccgccccttgCTTACAAGACCTAATGAGCTCCCCCGCAAGGCCGAGCCGCGAGCCGGGCCCGGAGCGAGGAGGCTGCGCCGCGCGCGCCGCGCGAGGGCGGGAGCCGGGCCTGGGTCGCGGGCGGGAACCGGCCGGGGACGCACCGGCCGCGCTGCGGGTCTCCTGGGAGTCGCGGCGATGGCGGTGCAGGCGGCCCTCCTTAGCACGCACCCCTTCGTCCCCTTCGGCTTCGGGGGCTCCCCGGACGGGCTGGGGGGCGCCTTCGGAGCCCTGGACAAGGGCTGCTGTTTCGAGGATGATGAGACCGGGACGCCAGCGGGCGAGCTGCTGGCGGGCAACGAGGGCGGGGACATGCGCGAGGCCACCCGCGACCTGCTCAGCTTCATCGACTCGGCGTCCAGCAACATCAAGCTGGCACTGGACAAGCCAGGCAAGTCGAAGCGGAAGGTGAACCACCGCAAGTACCTGCAGAAGCAGATCAAGCGCTGCAGCGGCCTGATGGGCGCCGCGCCCCCCGGCCCGCCCTCTCCGGGCGCCGCCGACACGCCCGCCAAACGGCCGCTCGCCGCCCCCAGCGCCCAGGCCGTCGCGGTCCCGCCCCACGGCAAGGCTGTCCCCCGGCGGGAGGCATCGCAGGCCGCGGCGGCCGCCAGCCTACAGAGCCGGAGCCTGGCCGCGCTCTTCGACTCGCTGCGCCACGTCCCTGGGGACACCGAGCGGGCCGGGGGTTCGCTGGCTGCGCCCGCCGCCGGGCTCGGCGGAGCGGGCGCCGGGGGCTCGGGAGGGGAGGCGGCCGGCACCGCGGGAGGTACGGCGGTCCCTGGCGCCAGGAAGGTCCCGCTGCGGGCCCGCAACCTGCCCCCGTCCTTTTTCACCGAGCCGtcccgggcgggcggcggcggctgcggcccGTCGGGGCCCGGCGTGAGCCTGGGCGACTTGGAGAAGGGCGCCGAGGCCCTGGAGTTCTTCGAGCTGCTGGGGCCCGACTACGGCGCCGGCACCGAGGCGAGCGTCTTGCTCGCCGCAGAGCCTCTCGATGTGTTCCCTACGGGAGCCGCCGTCCTGCGGGGCCCCCCGGAGTTGGAGCCCGGTCTCTTTGAGCCGCCACCTGCGATGGTGGGGAGCCTACTGTACTCCGAGTCCTGGAGCGCCCCGGGCTGCCCCCAGACCAAGAAGCCGCCCCTGGCTGCCCCCCGCGGCGGCTTGACCTTGAACGAGCCCTTGCGCCCCCTGTACCCCTCCGCCGCGGACTCTCCGGGAGCGGAGGACGGGCCCGGCCTTTTGGCGTCTTTCGCCCCCTTCTTCTCAGACTGCGCCCTGCCCGCGCCACCGCCGCCGCACCAGGTGTCCTACGATTACAGCGCGGGCTACAGCCGCACGGCTTACTCCAGCCTTTGGAGACCGGACGGGGTTTGGGAAGGGGCgcccggggaggagggggcgcACCGGGACTGATGGAGGGGTACCGTAGCCTCCCCTTGGAGACAGCTGTGGGGAGCTCCCGCCTCTGGGTCTCTCCTAAGCTTAAGAACGCTGGGAAAGTGCACGTGGAGATGAAacgatttaaaaatattcacttaataAAAGAAACTTACGAAAAAGAAGAGGAGTTGGGGGTGGTTTTAATCACAGCCTCAAGTgtttaaacagaaacaaaaaacgtTGGTAGGTTCTTACTGGACCAGACCAGACCAGACGGGCTTTGGGAACTGGGGTGGGGCTGGCGGAAGGGGCAAGCGGTGGTTGCTGCAGCCCTTCTGCAACTTTTCAGCAAAAGGTCAGTGTGTGTAGTGTACTTGCGCCTTCCAAGCGGTGCGCTggtccctccctttccttctcctttgagTGCATTATGAATTAAAGCCTATATTGAAAAGAATGGAGCGAAGATATGTTATTGATTTGGGTGTTTTCTTAGAGGATGGTTCTCATTACGGTCTCTTGGCCTTGCTAGGTGAGAGTGTTATTGAAGACAGGAGGCCAGTGGCCCACTGCTGACCGCCTGGGTGTGGGactcctctctgccctcagtGTTTTGTGctcccttcctcttccatttcttttccactctTAACGGTGCCgttgcttcccttccttctctttctctggtctCTTGTTGCTCTCTTTCgagatatataaatagaaatatatatatatgtatacacacacacacatacgtatgtttgtgtgtatatatatacatacatatttctgtTAGCTTTTCACGAAAATCTCTGACGTAGGAGGCTTAAATTTGGCAAAACTGGGTGtcaatttctctccctttcccattcTTCAGCCACTTTGCGAGGATGGCACTAGGCACCTTATTTAAGTTTCCTTATCTGAGAGGAAGGGGATAATATGCCTTCACTGACCACTTCTTCATAGCTTGGTGGGTAGTGCAGAGGGGAAATACATAAAACTCCTTGGGGCTACTTGATTGGTTCTGCaggtatacatattttttatacatatattcatgGTTTATACATATGGAAGCCATTAGGATTGTGAGTCCATGCTCTTTTTTGGCCTCTGCCTGGTGATTGCCCTTTCCCTTACAAGCTGTACATGCTCTCTACCCTTTCTCCTCCTGTTTCATTGCCCAGCCCACCCGCCTAGGTTGGTTTCTACCTCCCTGTGCTTCCTTATTTCCTGTACTCCTCACATCCCTCCGTGGAACCGAATGGTGAGGTGTGGTGTTTCCAAAGGAGTCTCTATTCCCTGAATAGCAGATTTGATGATTGGAATCTGAAGGGACCCCAAAGAGTCAGATCTGTTAACTGAGATTTAGGGGAAAGTCAGATGAATGTTTTAACCAGCCATGATGTGGCAGAGAGGACACATGGCATTACCAGGATGGTAATGCCTCTTTGAGGGGCAAAGGATGAAAGACTGGGTGGGGAATAAGCAGCTGGACAGAAAAGAGGGAGCCCTTTAGTTCTGCAGACCTGCCATGAAAATGCATGAAGACCAACACTCAGGAAGTGTAAGGAGATGTCATTTACTGATTAATGACATTGCAAAGAGAGCTGCCTCAGTTCCAGGCAGCCAAGATAGATTCTAGGAATATCTACATGTGAGAAAGTAGAAACCCCAGTGTTACTGCAAAAGATGTTAAAATCCAGATTAATGTTTGTACAAATCAAAAGTGCTGTGATACTTTCAGAAAGGAATTTGTCAAGAAACAAATGGGTATCAAGCCATGGCAGACAACTTTAAATGCTGTTACTAAGTCTCTTTATTATGATTAAAATCTTTCTTTAGATAGCACCACAGGAAATACAGCAATGAGTCTTGTTAATGACGAAGAGAGCTTTTCCAAGAGAGCTTGACCAAGCTTAACCAAGAGAGCTTGTCCACTGGATTTCTTTCAAAGTGATAAAAAGGGATTAATTCCATTGTGTAAGCAGAGTAATATTCCAACTGTCATTTAATTTATCTAAACTACTGTACTATGAGTACAATCCAGGACAGAATAGCATAATAGGAAAACATTAACCCCATGACACTAAGGCTATAGTAGTCACTGCaatgtttctttcttaatttcttctttcttcttaccCAGTTCAGTGAAACAGGCTATCTGACTCCCAGTATTTTGCCATGCCTttcattaataacaataataccaACACTGTGTTTCCATGTGTCAGCACTGAGCTTCTGAACAGTGCATGAGGTAGGTgctcttattatccccatttgaaaagagaggctcagacaggttaagtaacttgttgaAAGCAAGCAATGAGTCCAATATCCAGATCTGTAAGTGTCCTAACACCACGACCTGGCTGCCACTTGCAAGGCTCTGCTATGCTTTGTTAGTCTTTATGGCTCCCAGTCCCCTACATTATGCTAccagcagggtttctcaacctcaaccACTATTGACATTTTGCAGGAGATAATTCATTGCTGTGCAGGTTGTTCTGTGCATAGTAGAATGTTTagcggcatccctggcctccactcaCTATATAACTCCTCTAGTAGCGACAGTAGAAAATATCTCCATTACCCCATGTCCCCTGAGGGACAAGATGGCTGCCAGTTGAGAACTATTATGCTAGACAAATATATAGtgtctatggggtgcctggcacTTTCACAGACATggcctcatttaatttttacaaaggcCTCTACTTAGGTATTTGTTATTTGTTACAGGTGAAAAGGCTGAAGGGAGGGGTTAAATCAATTAACTTAGCTGTATCTTATCTGTGCTAATTTAAGAGTCATGGACCAGTTACTTAGCTGTATTGAGACACAGTCTTCCTGTTGGCAGAATTGGACAACAATCTTCACAAAGAGTTATCGTGGGGATTTGGCTTAGGGACTATATGCATACCCACCAAGAGAGAGGTAGTCCTTAGCAGGCTTGGCATTATATCAAGGTTTCAAACCATTCTGTTATCCAGGATGCCAAGAATGTGTGCTGGGTCACTATGTAGCCTCCAGATTGCCCCATgtctaattccttttctccccacaTTGCCTTCCAGTCTGAGCACGTGTGTGTCTGACCATGCCACCTGCTGTAAGTAGCAGCCATTAATAATACTCCTGCAAAGGGCTGAATGTATTGTTACTTCCTCTCACATGTCATTTTCTACTGCAGCCTATGTTAGAAAgtatttttgtctcttgtttagCCACATAATTGTTTGTAGAGTTTTCTTTTTAGGTACAATGGTAGATATTTTTCAAGATCAGAAATATAATATGTAGTTGTATGACTTTGGACAGGCTGGGGATTCTAAACTAGTTGGTAACAATAATTACACTGTATGCTGCATATTTGTGATTCCCCATCTCAGCCTTGGTGCCTGGAATGTGTTTTAGTGTCTTCCTACATCCTATAAGTGGCTGTCCCAAGCCATTGCTCATCTCCATTCAAGCCTCTGCCCTACCCTTTTCCTCACTCCCACATCCTGACAAGATGGAGAACATCTGTTGTAAGTCTCCCTCCATTTCTCATCCCCTCTTTCACACAGGAGTGTTTCTCTCCAGCAGGCAGGAACTTCTCCTGCCCTCCAGGCTCAGCATCCTGCCCTTTCTACCTCATGAGAACAAGATATTTCTCCATCAATTAATTATCTTTAGTCTTTTATATCTTTAGCTTCACCCTCATTGGTTCCTCTCAtcctagaaataaacttttagtatggattaaaaa includes these proteins:
- the FAM181B gene encoding protein FAM181B; the encoded protein is MAVQAALLSTHPFVPFGFGGSPDGLGGAFGALDKGCCFEDDETGTPAGELLAGNEGGDMREATRDLLSFIDSASSNIKLALDKPGKSKRKVNHRKYLQKQIKRCSGLMGAAPPGPPSPGAADTPAKRPLAAPSAQAVAVPPHGKAVPRREASQAAAAASLQSRSLAALFDSLRHVPGDTERAGGSLAAPAAGLGGAGAGGSGGEAAGTAGGTAVPGARKVPLRARNLPPSFFTEPSRAGGGGCGPSGPGVSLGDLEKGAEALEFFELLGPDYGAGTEASVLLAAEPLDVFPTGAAVLRGPPELEPGLFEPPPAMVGSLLYSESWSAPGCPQTKKPPLAAPRGGLTLNEPLRPLYPSAADSPGAEDGPGLLASFAPFFSDCALPAPPPPHQVSYDYSAGYSRTAYSSLWRPDGVWEGAPGEEGAHRD